Proteins encoded within one genomic window of Bradyrhizobium sp. 186:
- a CDS encoding ImmA/IrrE family metallo-endopeptidase: protein MSRLEEMSALEMGERLKTARNSAGKTQDDAANAIGVSRQTLISIEKGGRKVKPEELEQLAHFYGSSVNRFVARDAVHIDLNARFRRQGSEKQETISAINTLNKLAASTVELERMLGIEFSPSYPPEQRILPGSIERQAEEAAMALRHRLGVGLSPISDIVSLLEQELGIRVFIRPLPSEISGLFGYDPIVGACMVLNARHPWERRALTAAHETGHFVGSRSFVDIVELDENATTADERFATAFSLAFLMPPAAVRRKFQETIESDRRFTPRHLILMSHMFHVSPEAMCRQLERLELVPQGTFDSLRERGFNREFVRGVIGDVAPASPNLPHNPRLAQLASSAYRRGLLSEGQLARMLDMDRVEVRHLLDAFGGGEGDEFAISLN from the coding sequence ATGTCACGTCTTGAAGAAATGTCCGCGCTCGAAATGGGCGAGCGATTAAAAACGGCTCGGAATTCTGCTGGAAAGACGCAGGACGACGCCGCCAACGCCATTGGCGTCTCTCGTCAAACCTTGATTTCGATTGAGAAGGGCGGGCGAAAGGTGAAGCCCGAAGAGCTGGAGCAGCTCGCGCATTTCTATGGCAGCTCCGTAAATCGGTTTGTTGCAAGGGATGCCGTCCATATCGATTTAAACGCCCGCTTTCGACGACAAGGTTCAGAGAAACAAGAAACGATCTCCGCTATCAACACGCTCAATAAACTTGCCGCGTCCACCGTCGAATTGGAACGCATGCTCGGCATTGAATTCTCTCCAAGTTACCCTCCTGAACAACGGATCCTGCCCGGCTCTATAGAACGACAGGCCGAAGAAGCAGCAATGGCTCTTCGGCACCGGTTGGGCGTAGGGCTTTCCCCTATATCCGACATTGTCTCACTTCTTGAGCAGGAACTCGGCATACGCGTTTTCATCAGGCCCCTTCCATCAGAAATATCCGGTCTTTTCGGTTACGATCCCATCGTCGGCGCGTGCATGGTTTTGAACGCACGACATCCCTGGGAACGCCGCGCACTAACCGCTGCTCACGAAACGGGCCACTTTGTCGGCAGCCGTTCGTTCGTTGATATTGTGGAGTTGGATGAAAATGCAACGACCGCGGACGAGCGCTTTGCGACGGCATTCTCGCTCGCGTTCCTGATGCCGCCAGCCGCGGTCAGGCGTAAGTTTCAGGAAACGATCGAATCCGACCGCCGCTTTACGCCGCGCCATCTCATTCTAATGTCCCACATGTTCCACGTTTCGCCCGAGGCCATGTGCAGACAATTAGAACGTCTTGAACTTGTGCCGCAGGGGACGTTTGATAGCTTGCGTGAGCGTGGCTTCAACCGCGAATTTGTCCGTGGTGTGATCGGCGACGTCGCGCCGGCCTCTCCCAACTTGCCCCATAACCCCAGGCTCGCTCAACTCGCGTCTTCCGCCTATCGCCGGGGGCTTTTGTCCGAGGGGCAGCTGGCACGCATGCTGGACATGGACAGGGTAGAAGTCAGGCACCTTCTCGATGCTTTTGGGGGAGGTGAAGGCGATGAATTCGCGATCTCCCTCAATTGA
- a CDS encoding type ISP restriction/modification enzyme, whose amino-acid sequence MVTDHRAALAKIKRFDQLIAYLRDEMGWPIARDSFEDVNDLFYDFSAAELGIDAQNSAKIQEIKRLRPLSSKQPWGIFFVKFEPKNLPVVALRRILSQVALKKRPSANSAERAAWAADDLLFISNYGEGDERQISFAHFSRAQDGHDLPTLKVLGWDNLDTALHLDNVVKELTQNLAWPDDDEDVEAWRRSWRGAFNLRHREVVTTSQHLSIRLAELARAIRDRIKAALAIETEAGPLTKLMKAFQEALVHDLDADGFADMYAQTIAYGLLSARIADPEKKTTDDFAAHMRTNPFLRELMEMFLRVGGRRGKAGGPGIDFDELGVSEVVELLDDAKMEAVVQDFGDRNPLEDPVIHFYELFLKEYDAKKRMQRGVFYTPRPVVSYIVRSVDESLRTEFGLSDGLADTTTWGEMATRHEHVKIPQGVSDTQGFVQILDPATGTGTFLVEVIDLIHKTLNEKWKAEGRTDKAIEALWNEYVPKHLLTRLHGYELLMAPYAIAHLKIGLKLFETGYRFGSDERARIYLTNALEPPNDDKTQREFEQWVPALAHEARAVNAIKRDRRFTVVIGNPPYSGVSSNRNDWIEGLLKGEDVNGDATANYYEVDGKPLGEKKIWLQDDYVKFIRLSHFLLDQSSLGIHGMITNHSYVDSPTCRGMRFQLRRFFTHLNIVDLHGSTKKGENAPDGQIDDNVFDILPGVAIAMFVKDAQKASARVLSFDLWGARNFKFDWLLGHTSSRHISTELYPTSPYYLFVKRQLDFDAEYREYYSLKDIFPFYGTGIQTSRDDFATDYDRHGLEGRLRNFFDASRSDKQIVDDFGLSNTRGWEVKKVRRSSNFEKVKKTIVKCVFRSFDKKWIALTKDIVDWPRSEVMACVGPSRVGLLCSRQQSTPGFRHALVVNAPADMFCISNKSREGQSLFPLFTKDNTSLFQRNAGDEWCPNLGERFARQLVELFSPVDAASKPETLTDEIAEAGFAYVYAILYSSIYRTRYEDLLKMEFPRVPLGANSELFRALVRIGRELTALHLLEAAELDHPITVYSGPKDPEVERIGWSDGTVWLDAAATRKDQPATPGTIGFRGVSEKVWNFHVGGYQVCEKWLKDRRGRTLSQDDIVHYQKIVMALAETIRLMKEVDDIIEKYGGWPGAFAQGDRTIEAAVVEAEETGNSGSLPHPNSATITYRTPPSELLKAAEPEAPFYEIAASTEPDVMRPNPDELDREDLICRIRQLFGDGRELERETAIDALARELGYPRTGTRIHEEIDNALRTAARRRILANKSGGVRLFARTIEQYDRDFLKEQFLASLLGRQWIEREGATRAFARWMGFRRTGPAIEDAARSLINGLLRDDRLESDGSQIRRSG is encoded by the coding sequence ATGGTCACCGATCACCGTGCCGCACTTGCGAAGATAAAGCGGTTCGACCAGCTTATCGCTTATCTGCGTGACGAGATGGGATGGCCCATTGCCCGAGACTCGTTTGAGGACGTAAATGATCTGTTCTACGATTTTTCGGCCGCTGAGCTGGGTATTGATGCTCAGAATTCAGCGAAGATCCAAGAGATCAAGCGACTGCGTCCGCTTTCGTCTAAACAACCGTGGGGCATCTTCTTTGTAAAGTTCGAGCCGAAGAATCTGCCGGTCGTCGCACTGCGCCGCATTCTGAGCCAAGTCGCCCTTAAGAAGCGCCCCTCTGCCAATAGCGCAGAGCGAGCCGCCTGGGCTGCGGACGATTTGTTGTTCATTTCAAACTACGGCGAGGGCGACGAGCGTCAGATTAGCTTCGCACACTTTTCGAGGGCGCAGGACGGCCACGATTTGCCGACCCTCAAGGTGTTGGGCTGGGATAATCTCGATACGGCACTCCACCTCGACAATGTGGTTAAAGAGCTGACGCAAAACCTCGCTTGGCCCGACGATGACGAAGACGTAGAAGCTTGGCGAAGAAGCTGGCGCGGTGCCTTCAACCTGCGCCATCGCGAAGTTGTCACCACCTCGCAACACCTATCCATTCGTCTCGCCGAACTGGCGCGTGCCATCCGTGACCGCATCAAGGCGGCCCTTGCCATTGAAACGGAGGCCGGCCCGCTAACTAAGCTGATGAAGGCATTTCAGGAGGCGCTCGTCCACGACCTCGACGCTGACGGCTTCGCGGACATGTACGCGCAGACCATCGCCTATGGATTGCTCTCGGCCCGCATCGCCGACCCGGAGAAGAAGACGACCGACGATTTCGCTGCCCACATGCGCACCAACCCGTTCTTGCGCGAGCTGATGGAGATGTTTCTCAGAGTCGGTGGGAGGCGAGGCAAGGCCGGAGGTCCAGGCATCGATTTTGATGAGCTGGGCGTTAGTGAAGTTGTGGAACTACTCGACGACGCGAAAATGGAGGCAGTTGTTCAAGACTTTGGCGACAGGAATCCATTGGAAGATCCAGTCATTCACTTCTATGAGCTTTTTCTTAAAGAGTACGACGCCAAGAAGCGTATGCAGCGCGGCGTCTTTTATACTCCGCGCCCGGTAGTCTCATACATCGTCCGATCAGTGGACGAGTCGCTACGCACTGAGTTTGGTCTATCTGATGGCCTTGCCGATACCACCACGTGGGGCGAAATGGCAACGCGCCATGAGCACGTAAAAATTCCTCAGGGAGTTTCAGATACACAGGGCTTCGTTCAAATCCTGGATCCTGCCACGGGTACGGGAACATTTCTGGTGGAAGTAATCGATCTCATCCATAAAACTCTCAACGAGAAATGGAAAGCAGAGGGTCGCACCGACAAAGCTATAGAAGCACTGTGGAATGAGTACGTGCCAAAGCACCTGCTGACGCGGTTGCATGGTTACGAGCTACTAATGGCACCATATGCCATTGCTCATCTGAAGATTGGGCTGAAGTTGTTTGAAACAGGCTATCGCTTCGGCAGCGACGAGCGTGCCCGCATTTATCTCACGAACGCACTTGAACCACCTAACGATGACAAGACCCAACGAGAGTTTGAACAGTGGGTGCCGGCGCTCGCACATGAGGCTCGTGCTGTTAACGCAATCAAACGCGACCGGCGGTTCACCGTTGTTATTGGTAATCCTCCCTACTCAGGAGTTTCTTCTAACCGGAACGACTGGATAGAAGGGCTATTGAAAGGCGAGGACGTGAATGGTGACGCGACAGCAAACTACTACGAAGTTGATGGTAAACCGCTAGGCGAGAAAAAGATTTGGCTACAAGATGATTATGTAAAATTCATTCGTCTTTCCCACTTCCTGCTCGATCAATCGTCGCTCGGGATTCATGGGATGATTACGAATCATAGCTACGTCGATAGCCCAACGTGCCGGGGGATGAGGTTCCAGTTGCGGCGCTTTTTCACGCATCTGAATATAGTCGATCTGCACGGAAGCACCAAGAAGGGTGAGAATGCTCCTGATGGCCAGATTGATGACAACGTCTTCGACATTCTGCCGGGAGTTGCGATTGCGATGTTCGTGAAGGATGCCCAAAAGGCGTCTGCGCGCGTGCTAAGCTTCGACCTTTGGGGGGCACGTAATTTCAAATTCGATTGGCTTCTCGGGCACACATCAAGCCGGCACATCAGTACTGAGCTCTATCCCACTTCCCCGTATTATCTTTTTGTAAAACGACAACTTGATTTCGATGCCGAGTATCGTGAGTACTATTCGCTGAAGGATATCTTCCCGTTTTACGGAACTGGCATCCAGACATCGCGCGACGATTTCGCAACGGACTATGATCGCCATGGCCTAGAAGGGCGCCTTCGTAACTTCTTTGATGCCAGCCGATCCGACAAGCAAATAGTCGACGATTTCGGCCTATCAAATACCCGAGGCTGGGAAGTCAAAAAAGTACGACGGTCATCCAATTTCGAAAAGGTCAAGAAGACGATTGTTAAATGCGTGTTTCGCTCGTTTGATAAGAAGTGGATTGCCCTAACAAAGGATATCGTGGATTGGCCTAGAAGCGAAGTGATGGCGTGTGTTGGGCCGAGCCGGGTTGGCCTCCTTTGTAGTAGGCAGCAATCTACGCCTGGCTTCCGTCATGCCCTAGTCGTCAATGCTCCCGCGGACATGTTCTGTATCTCGAATAAGTCGCGCGAAGGCCAATCGCTATTCCCTCTCTTTACGAAGGACAATACGAGCCTGTTCCAGCGAAATGCTGGTGACGAGTGGTGTCCAAATCTCGGAGAAAGATTTGCACGACAGCTTGTTGAATTGTTTTCACCTGTTGATGCAGCATCAAAACCTGAAACACTGACCGACGAAATCGCAGAGGCCGGATTTGCTTACGTATATGCGATCTTGTATTCGTCCATCTATAGGACGCGCTACGAAGATTTGCTGAAGATGGAATTCCCGCGTGTTCCATTGGGTGCTAACTCAGAGCTGTTCCGCGCGCTCGTTCGAATCGGTCGCGAACTCACAGCTCTGCACCTGTTGGAAGCGGCTGAGCTTGATCATCCAATAACTGTATATTCGGGTCCGAAAGATCCTGAGGTCGAGCGAATCGGTTGGTCGGATGGCACCGTCTGGCTCGACGCTGCGGCAACTAGGAAGGATCAGCCCGCGACGCCCGGCACAATTGGGTTTCGCGGCGTGTCCGAGAAAGTGTGGAACTTCCACGTGGGAGGTTATCAAGTCTGCGAAAAGTGGTTGAAGGACCGCAGGGGCCGCACGCTCTCGCAGGACGACATCGTGCACTATCAGAAGATCGTGATGGCCCTGGCCGAAACCATTCGGCTGATGAAAGAGGTTGACGACATAATCGAAAAGTACGGTGGCTGGCCGGGTGCGTTCGCGCAAGGCGACAGAACGATCGAAGCAGCCGTTGTGGAGGCTGAGGAGACCGGCAATTCGGGAAGCCTACCGCATCCGAACTCTGCGACCATCACATATCGGACGCCGCCGTCGGAGCTACTGAAAGCAGCTGAACCGGAAGCGCCATTCTACGAAATAGCCGCATCGACCGAACCCGATGTTATGCGCCCCAATCCCGACGAGTTAGACCGGGAGGATTTGATTTGCCGCATCCGCCAGTTGTTCGGCGACGGCCGGGAACTAGAACGTGAGACGGCGATCGATGCGCTTGCCCGAGAGCTAGGGTACCCACGAACAGGAACCCGAATTCACGAAGAGATTGATAATGCTTTGCGCACAGCGGCGCGGCGAAGAATCCTCGCCAACAAGTCCGGCGGCGTTCGTCTATTCGCTCGCACGATAGAACAGTATGATCGTGACTTTCTGAAGGAGCAGTTCTTGGCTTCCCTGCTTGGCCGGCAGTGGATTGAACGGGAAGGTGCCACCCGCGCCTTCGCTCGGTGGATGGGATTCCGTCGAACGGGGCCAGCGATAGAAGATGCTGCGCGATCGCTGATAAATGGGCTGTTACGCGATGATCGGTTGGAAAGTGATGGTTCACAGATCCGGAGATCCGGTTGA
- a CDS encoding pre-toxin TG domain-containing protein, with amino-acid sequence MRRATENFNAAQAGQAQAQQEMQTAYADAYEQARIAVSSVKALLETPPQVVNGPKLPLGSDSDIRSSYKTSDPKFVGRAEPIRKRLSQVQPLNPTQQEVRDLGNAAIMAASKSWDDQDISTAETQLSIGTMMADLLVGLDPVTGFVRSGYELATGRNFITGEELATWQRVMAGTIFTTSLVTFGAASSLANAVKAVAGVIREMNPTVARAALEALYGSKYIVDELKAMGWSEQQINKFALFQKNVLGSEIRNFDEALQAFTTWSPEAKAAYRRTVDTLTGDVGKLAAEAKHYGVSGDTLLARKATAVGYYNNVRGFVGNSEKIAKHLKGIDFAEEVAVKRIPKGSKLFAWASPEVAPGLGNYYSESLMHPSKLGTGDLVLGKDGETLYSKALRTYEVRKEALALESTANEIADEFSVSAKTAPFAGFDRYATKNSPPIPGLQWTQGLGKQLLLDPANVRFIQ; translated from the coding sequence ATGCGCCGCGCCACGGAGAATTTTAACGCTGCTCAAGCTGGTCAGGCGCAGGCTCAGCAAGAAATGCAAACCGCCTATGCTGATGCCTATGAACAAGCGCGCATAGCCGTTTCGTCGGTCAAAGCACTTTTGGAAACGCCGCCACAAGTTGTGAATGGTCCGAAGCTTCCACTAGGATCTGATTCTGATATTCGTTCTAGCTACAAGACTTCCGACCCAAAATTTGTGGGTCGAGCGGAGCCCATCCGGAAACGCCTCTCTCAGGTTCAACCATTGAATCCGACGCAGCAGGAAGTAAGAGATCTTGGCAATGCTGCGATCATGGCGGCATCAAAATCTTGGGACGACCAAGATATATCGACCGCAGAGACGCAATTATCCATCGGAACTATGATGGCGGATCTCCTAGTCGGGCTTGATCCAGTGACGGGATTTGTTCGTTCGGGCTACGAACTCGCAACAGGTCGAAACTTCATCACAGGCGAGGAGTTGGCTACATGGCAACGGGTTATGGCTGGAACAATCTTCACCACTTCGCTTGTGACGTTTGGTGCTGCTTCGAGTCTGGCAAACGCCGTTAAGGCAGTGGCGGGCGTGATTCGAGAGATGAATCCCACCGTAGCGAGGGCTGCGCTTGAAGCGCTCTATGGAAGCAAATACATCGTCGACGAGCTAAAGGCGATGGGCTGGTCAGAACAGCAAATCAACAAATTTGCGCTGTTTCAGAAGAATGTGCTTGGTTCTGAAATAAGAAATTTTGATGAGGCTCTGCAAGCGTTCACGACATGGAGTCCCGAAGCGAAAGCTGCCTACCGACGAACTGTCGATACTCTAACGGGTGATGTCGGCAAGTTAGCGGCAGAGGCCAAACATTACGGCGTGAGTGGTGATACGCTACTGGCCCGGAAGGCCACAGCGGTGGGTTATTACAACAACGTTCGCGGCTTTGTCGGAAACAGTGAAAAAATTGCGAAGCATTTGAAAGGGATTGATTTTGCGGAAGAAGTGGCAGTCAAAAGGATACCTAAGGGAAGCAAACTTTTCGCTTGGGCCAGTCCTGAAGTAGCGCCCGGTTTGGGCAACTATTACAGTGAGAGCTTGATGCATCCGAGCAAACTGGGAACCGGTGACCTTGTTCTAGGAAAAGACGGAGAGACGCTCTATTCGAAGGCGTTGCGGACGTACGAAGTAAGAAAGGAGGCATTGGCTTTAGAATCCACAGCGAATGAAATTGCCGATGAATTTTCGGTATCCGCCAAAACGGCGCCTTTTGCAGGGTTTGATCGTTACGCCACCAAGAATAGCCCGCCGATTCCAGGGTTGCAGTGGACCCAGGGACTAGGAAAGCAGCTATTGCTCGATCCGGCTAACGTTAGATTTATTCAATGA
- a CDS encoding 7-cyano-7-deazaguanine synthase yields the protein MSNAARIVVRPSIASPEISTSATQCVVGKDIKLNPQHLQDYSATLLLPVEQDLVIVAGAVAYADRITRRNRSSGWKRTIELTLPVSDPSRWADRRVSAPLTDALSFVTGDDWDFTFVPGAEVLTIPQSSFNFLEREYVVVPFSDGLDSFLQWQILSSQAGGPSPLRIQTSSRAIDERRNRDIDAAGHHQPPRLNLPVSFAVGTHPEISFRTRTFLFFSMAALAARKIRTPRIVVGENGVGALGPSLLPYADECPHRTTHPGFTRRLAAFVNGLLGGNIRFDHPQQFRTKGQVLIEAIKSNIADGFEQTRSCVRGSRDRLGGFHCGVCSGCLLRRTTFYAAGIENGTYFWDDLSGISLDSCRSDSSGRQATPNDEGIAHHAAHGMTALAALAERSAGDPVFRRAAWDIANDVTGTTATAIHSLTLAHAAEWSAFRESYGTGGFLNHLVRE from the coding sequence ATGTCAAACGCGGCGCGGATTGTCGTTAGACCCAGTATCGCCTCCCCGGAAATTTCGACCAGCGCTACACAGTGCGTTGTCGGAAAGGACATCAAACTCAATCCACAGCACCTGCAGGATTACAGCGCCACCCTTCTATTACCCGTCGAGCAGGATCTGGTTATTGTCGCCGGAGCCGTCGCCTACGCGGACAGGATCACTCGCCGGAACCGGTCCTCCGGCTGGAAGCGGACGATCGAGCTCACGCTGCCCGTCAGCGACCCTAGCCGATGGGCCGACCGCAGGGTAAGCGCGCCCCTCACGGACGCGCTCAGCTTTGTGACGGGCGATGATTGGGACTTTACCTTCGTGCCCGGCGCTGAAGTTCTGACCATCCCGCAATCCAGCTTCAACTTTCTCGAACGCGAATACGTCGTTGTGCCATTCAGTGACGGGCTCGACAGTTTCCTGCAATGGCAGATTCTGTCTTCGCAGGCCGGTGGACCGTCGCCCCTGCGCATTCAAACGTCGTCCCGCGCTATTGACGAACGCCGCAACCGCGACATTGACGCGGCGGGACACCATCAACCCCCGCGGCTCAACCTGCCGGTTTCGTTCGCCGTAGGCACGCATCCCGAAATATCATTCAGAACGCGCACTTTCCTATTCTTCAGCATGGCGGCGCTTGCCGCCAGGAAAATTCGCACTCCCCGGATTGTTGTGGGCGAGAATGGCGTTGGCGCGCTAGGTCCCAGTCTCCTCCCGTACGCGGACGAATGTCCTCACCGCACCACGCACCCCGGCTTTACGCGCCGCCTGGCCGCCTTCGTGAACGGCTTGCTCGGCGGCAACATACGGTTCGATCATCCGCAGCAGTTCCGTACAAAGGGCCAGGTGCTCATTGAAGCCATAAAATCCAACATCGCCGATGGATTTGAGCAAACCCGGTCTTGTGTCAGGGGTTCGCGCGATCGCCTGGGCGGTTTCCACTGCGGCGTATGCAGCGGTTGTCTTCTGCGGCGCACGACCTTTTATGCGGCTGGGATCGAGAACGGCACATACTTTTGGGACGATCTGTCCGGCATTTCGCTGGATAGTTGCCGCAGCGATTCCTCTGGTCGTCAGGCAACGCCGAACGATGAGGGGATTGCGCATCATGCAGCCCACGGCATGACCGCGCTGGCGGCACTCGCTGAACGGAGCGCTGGTGATCCTGTCTTCCGCCGCGCGGCGTGGGACATCGCAAACGACGTCACCGGCACGACAGCAACCGCCATACATAGCCTGACGCTGGCCCATGCCGCCGAATGGTCGGCTTTTCGCGAGTCGTACGGAACTGGCGGCTTCTTGAACCACTTAGTCAGAGAATAA
- a CDS encoding zincin-like metallopeptidase domain-containing protein, with protein sequence MRTDVYERITNQIVSELEKGVRPWHQPWKAEHTAGRITRPLRGNGVPYQGINVLTLWSAAIEKGYAAPIWMTFKQALELKAYVRKGEQGSLVVYADKIIRTETDQATGEESEHAIPFMKGYTVFNVEQIEGLPEHYYGKPEALTDPVQRIGHAEDFFAATGANVIHGGSRACYVPSTDNIHMPCIDFFHDAESYYAVRAHETIHWTRHGSRLNREFGRKRFGDEGYAMEELVAELGSAFLSADLELTPEVREDHAAYIASWIKVLKNDKRAIFTAASHAQRATDFLNGLQKPSSQEAISAQADAA encoded by the coding sequence ATGAGAACCGATGTTTATGAAAGGATTACCAATCAGATCGTTTCCGAATTAGAGAAAGGGGTTAGGCCCTGGCACCAGCCGTGGAAAGCAGAGCACACCGCCGGACGCATCACGCGACCGCTGCGGGGGAATGGAGTCCCTTATCAGGGTATCAATGTTCTGACGCTGTGGTCGGCAGCCATCGAGAAGGGCTACGCCGCTCCGATCTGGATGACTTTCAAGCAGGCGCTGGAATTGAAAGCCTACGTCCGCAAGGGCGAGCAAGGCAGTCTGGTCGTTTACGCAGACAAGATCATCCGCACCGAGACAGATCAGGCTACCGGCGAGGAGAGCGAGCACGCGATCCCCTTCATGAAGGGTTACACCGTCTTTAACGTCGAGCAGATCGAAGGGTTGCCCGAGCATTACTACGGAAAACCGGAAGCTCTCACCGACCCCGTGCAGCGCATTGGGCATGCCGAAGACTTTTTCGCCGCGACTGGTGCGAATGTCATTCACGGCGGCAGCCGCGCTTGTTACGTCCCTTCCACCGACAACATCCATATGCCCTGTATCGATTTTTTCCATGATGCCGAGAGCTACTACGCCGTGCGCGCTCACGAGACGATCCATTGGACTCGTCACGGCTCTCGCCTCAATCGCGAATTCGGACGCAAGCGATTCGGCGACGAGGGTTACGCGATGGAAGAGCTTGTCGCTGAGCTTGGTTCAGCGTTCCTTTCCGCCGACCTCGAATTGACCCCCGAGGTTCGGGAGGATCACGCCGCCTATATCGCGTCATGGATCAAGGTTCTGAAGAACGACAAACGGGCGATCTTCACCGCCGCATCCCACGCCCAGCGCGCGACGGATTTCCTGAACGGCTTGCAGAAGCCTTCTTCGCAGGAAGCCATCTCCGCTCAGGCCGACGCGGCCTGA
- a CDS encoding HNH endonuclease, with product MANKKVLNEYEAAVASGMSPDLLRWLTKNPPKHADTRVLKVAKIENNRYFYEEEELLSFNNWLKSPWPHKDGKRPNIPAEIRREIKVEANGECAICRSNKDSCEAAHLEPVAKTFNNHPENLLWLCSNHHTSYDKGLFFGPKPEDADFVQGFKQALHYFKRSLWLMQQELSHKLFAMLQTCDVLAKQLEAPKTKDQIEAIEDLAKKAIAAMPVLAPLSKTDPKYEAYQAISADVASLSNGAAAISVRLRKAQDIRRDYVATFGFVACPLCQATGRHEGTDCPVCNGDREIEEHFADRVDLSDYNKVDCPLCDGDGHFRGSDCPVCGGDAQMDKRYADNIDIREYQEVDCPLCEGSGRFDGDQCPACGGDAQIDRRYADRIDLREYEEVDCPLCEGKGRYEGRDCPECGGDARMQRRFADKIDINDYSKVDCPVCDGKGRRKGDDCPVCGGEAKIDRGDLQRIDVRDYEDVKCPICHGTGRVEGNDCRACGGEGEMERRHEQNIDPGDYR from the coding sequence ATGGCCAACAAGAAAGTCTTGAACGAATACGAGGCGGCTGTAGCGTCCGGCATGTCACCGGACCTGCTGAGATGGCTGACGAAGAATCCGCCAAAACATGCTGACACGCGCGTCCTCAAAGTCGCAAAGATTGAAAACAACAGATACTTCTACGAAGAGGAAGAACTACTATCCTTCAACAATTGGCTGAAATCCCCATGGCCCCATAAAGACGGCAAACGGCCGAATATTCCGGCCGAAATCCGGCGGGAGATCAAGGTAGAGGCGAATGGTGAATGCGCCATCTGTCGGTCCAACAAAGATTCATGCGAAGCTGCGCATTTAGAGCCTGTCGCAAAGACCTTTAACAACCATCCGGAAAATCTGCTGTGGTTATGCAGCAATCACCACACGTCTTACGATAAAGGCCTTTTCTTCGGTCCCAAGCCGGAAGACGCCGACTTCGTCCAGGGTTTCAAGCAGGCGCTCCATTACTTCAAGCGCAGTTTGTGGCTGATGCAGCAGGAGCTCAGCCATAAGCTTTTTGCCATGCTTCAGACTTGTGACGTTCTGGCCAAACAACTTGAGGCCCCTAAGACGAAAGATCAGATCGAAGCCATCGAAGACCTCGCCAAAAAAGCGATCGCGGCTATGCCGGTGCTCGCACCCCTCTCGAAGACCGATCCGAAATACGAAGCCTACCAGGCGATATCGGCAGATGTCGCATCGCTCTCCAATGGGGCAGCCGCGATTTCTGTACGTTTGCGGAAAGCGCAGGACATCCGGCGGGACTATGTCGCGACTTTTGGCTTTGTCGCGTGTCCACTCTGCCAGGCTACTGGGCGACATGAAGGAACCGATTGTCCGGTTTGCAACGGCGACAGGGAAATCGAAGAGCATTTCGCCGACCGCGTCGATCTAAGCGACTACAACAAAGTTGATTGCCCTCTTTGCGACGGCGATGGCCATTTCAGGGGAAGCGATTGCCCCGTCTGCGGAGGCGACGCGCAGATGGACAAACGATATGCCGATAACATCGACATTCGTGAATATCAGGAGGTTGATTGCCCGCTCTGTGAAGGCTCGGGTCGCTTTGACGGAGATCAATGCCCGGCCTGCGGCGGTGACGCCCAAATAGATCGTCGTTACGCCGACCGGATCGACTTGAGGGAATACGAAGAGGTTGACTGTCCATTATGCGAGGGTAAAGGCCGGTACGAAGGCCGCGACTGTCCTGAATGCGGCGGCGACGCGCGGATGCAGCGCAGGTTTGCCGATAAGATCGATATCAATGATTATTCAAAAGTGGATTGTCCGGTCTGCGACGGCAAAGGTCGGCGCAAAGGTGATGACTGTCCCGTTTGCGGCGGGGAGGCCAAGATCGATCGTGGCGATCTGCAACGCATTGACGTTCGAGATTACGAGGACGTCAAGTGTCCGATTTGCCATGGGACAGGCCGTGTGGAAGGCAACGATTGCCGCGCATGTGGCGGCGAAGGCGAAATGGAACGGCGTCACGAACAGAATATCGATCCCGGCGATTACAGATAG